One Mangrovimonas cancribranchiae DNA segment encodes these proteins:
- a CDS encoding DUF1998 domain-containing protein: MNILQAHQYNQGIGKHKLLSSTAGVGSIITTKFGTYVLISDINKWQFVTIFNNRIKNLLQSPPKDIYDGIKREAKNLGLTLVDDKRFVKFIQHEKELNNLECLVAIPQMALNEMFNSVNWTKKVHGRTEPAHPIAMKLNEINGNSGKAEDYQIQGTHFPKWFLGAKKVNGKQDLKKIDEWKDLWDKKRIDKNTFSPPRDANVPIKDSNGDQIKNTYWDANNVQRSIPLYKELSQTNLILICPNGHLSDIPWSKYLNWKTQKETFQLPREDSGENLFTIEPCCSNPDLKWSESTTKSEGYGSIYIECSKCRLGSGDSKEKPKITLEGINSLKPKCPGHKPWEIDPKNPEYLPYEKCHKNGDEKSKDREVMNVALVTANNTYYANGFSSLFIPMHLAEEKTEELYGALVRLNEKYQSECERREKQNRVIRSKNEYWDNLDIEGFIYDDEGLQPTNFESFVEILKGEFLNEKEDENGEDFHENYRFQEYKCFSQNSFFEGKEENKGLSFRDIHLSKSLSEYFVKIQQVDELKVTNIQFDFTRVKPKERIVKVSENGDRDIQESSAGQNIFSISNSEEELHVMPANETLGEGLFFQFDDQKIENWLKNNPTLYTRFSHYLDREINPKLQGASFMQKIKNNGIKHFLIHSFSHMMMRELEFSCGYPTASLKERLYISSNPEKQMSGVLIYTAEGSEGSMGGLVSQGEPEKILEIIKKGLERSVNCSSDPLCWESEGQGIYDLNLSACFSCSLVAETACEEMNLGLDRRVLVDEEFGFFVKMLK, encoded by the coding sequence ATGAATATACTTCAAGCACATCAATATAACCAAGGTATTGGAAAACACAAATTACTATCATCAACAGCTGGTGTAGGATCCATTATAACTACAAAATTTGGTACTTATGTATTAATTTCTGACATAAATAAATGGCAATTTGTTACAATTTTCAATAATAGAATAAAAAATCTTTTGCAAAGCCCACCCAAGGACATTTATGATGGGATTAAAAGAGAAGCAAAAAATTTAGGACTCACACTTGTTGATGATAAACGTTTCGTGAAGTTTATACAACATGAAAAAGAATTGAATAATCTAGAATGTTTAGTCGCTATCCCTCAAATGGCTTTAAATGAAATGTTCAATTCTGTTAATTGGACAAAAAAAGTTCATGGGAGAACTGAGCCAGCTCACCCCATTGCAATGAAATTAAATGAAATAAATGGTAATTCTGGTAAAGCTGAAGATTATCAAATTCAAGGAACTCATTTTCCTAAATGGTTTTTAGGGGCAAAAAAAGTAAATGGAAAACAAGATTTAAAAAAGATTGACGAATGGAAAGATTTATGGGATAAAAAAAGAATTGATAAAAATACTTTCTCTCCTCCTCGGGATGCAAATGTTCCAATTAAAGATTCTAATGGTGATCAAATAAAAAACACTTACTGGGACGCAAATAATGTTCAAAGAAGCATTCCTTTATACAAGGAATTATCACAAACAAATTTAATACTAATTTGTCCTAATGGACATTTATCAGATATTCCATGGTCTAAATATTTAAATTGGAAGACGCAAAAAGAAACCTTTCAACTTCCAAGAGAAGATTCTGGAGAAAATTTATTCACCATAGAACCTTGTTGTAGTAATCCAGATTTGAAGTGGTCTGAAAGTACTACAAAATCGGAAGGGTATGGCTCGATTTATATTGAGTGTTCTAAATGTCGTCTGGGTTCGGGAGATTCAAAAGAAAAACCAAAAATTACGTTAGAAGGAATCAATAGTTTAAAACCAAAATGCCCTGGACACAAACCTTGGGAGATAGACCCCAAAAATCCTGAATACTTACCATATGAAAAATGTCATAAAAATGGTGATGAAAAAAGTAAAGATAGGGAAGTAATGAACGTAGCATTGGTAACAGCTAATAACACTTATTACGCCAATGGTTTTTCGAGTTTATTTATACCAATGCATCTAGCTGAAGAAAAAACAGAAGAATTATATGGTGCATTAGTACGATTAAATGAAAAATACCAATCAGAATGTGAAAGACGAGAAAAACAAAATAGAGTAATAAGGTCTAAAAACGAATATTGGGATAACCTTGATATTGAAGGTTTTATTTATGATGATGAAGGATTACAACCTACAAACTTTGAATCTTTTGTAGAAATTCTTAAAGGAGAATTTTTAAATGAGAAAGAAGATGAAAATGGAGAAGATTTTCACGAAAATTATAGATTTCAAGAATATAAATGTTTTTCTCAGAACTCTTTTTTTGAAGGTAAAGAAGAAAATAAAGGCTTAAGTTTTAGAGACATACATTTAAGTAAAAGCCTATCAGAATATTTTGTTAAAATTCAACAAGTCGATGAATTAAAAGTAACTAATATTCAATTTGACTTCACTAGGGTAAAACCTAAAGAAAGAATTGTAAAAGTTAGTGAAAACGGAGATAGAGATATTCAAGAATCTTCTGCTGGTCAGAATATTTTTTCCATAAGTAACAGTGAAGAAGAACTTCATGTAATGCCAGCTAATGAAACGCTTGGTGAAGGTCTGTTTTTTCAATTTGATGATCAAAAAATAGAGAATTGGTTAAAAAACAACCCAACTCTTTATACTCGTTTTAGTCATTACTTAGACAGAGAAATCAACCCCAAACTACAGGGTGCTAGTTTTATGCAGAAAATTAAAAATAATGGAATTAAACATTTTTTAATACATTCTTTCTCGCATATGATGATGAGAGAATTGGAATTCTCCTGTGGTTACCCCACAGCCAGTTTAAAAGAAAGGCTATATATTTCATCCAACCCAGAAAAACAAATGTCAGGTGTTCTAATATATACTGCAGAGGGATCTGAAGGTAGTATGGGAGGGTTAGTTTCACAAGGAGAACCTGAAAAAATTCTTGAGATAATTAAAAAAGGATTAGAAAGGTCGGTAAATTGTTCTTCCGACCCACTTTGCTGGGAATCTGAAGGACAAGGAATTTATGATTTAAATTTATCTGCGTGTTTCTCTTGCTCTCTTGTGGCTGAAACCGCTTGCGAAGAAATGAATCTAGGTTTAGATAGAAGAGTTTTAGTTGATGAGGAGTTTGGATTCTTTGTAAAAATGTTAAAATAG
- a CDS encoding FUSC family protein produces the protein MIKKITNEFQLLFSFKGKKTKWQKPLLTTFSIGLPLLLGLYFDNLQYGLSACLSGLIIIYLPESGTFTNRILTLLICSFGFMVSSAIGYIFSFKPLVSIVAFGVFSMTVHWITLFYKTAPPRSFFFILIAAMTICQPFDIELIPIKVGLMALGTMLTLTSALIYLFILSLRQIKTKNKIIPIFEKNTSADIWETLIYGAIMSIALAIGHIFELNNPYWIPISSAAVMQGASLYQIRQRMFQRILGTFVGIGFTWVLFYFIDFNPLLICVTIIILQLAIEMLIVKQYAVAVVFITPFTILLNEAANPLFQTPNTLIALRLEEIIIGSILGAIGGWLLYKEKIRYASINKIESLINNDHTTNFKRNAGRSE, from the coding sequence ATGATTAAAAAAATAACTAATGAGTTTCAGCTTCTATTTTCATTTAAAGGTAAAAAAACTAAATGGCAGAAACCATTATTGACAACTTTTAGTATTGGTTTACCATTATTACTAGGCCTATATTTTGATAATTTACAATATGGTTTAAGTGCTTGTTTAAGTGGTTTGATCATCATATACCTTCCTGAATCAGGAACGTTTACTAATAGAATCTTGACATTATTAATCTGTTCATTTGGTTTTATGGTGTCTTCTGCTATTGGCTATATATTTAGTTTTAAACCATTAGTGTCTATCGTTGCTTTTGGTGTTTTTTCAATGACTGTGCATTGGATAACCTTATTTTATAAAACGGCACCCCCAAGAAGTTTCTTCTTTATTCTGATTGCAGCTATGACTATTTGTCAGCCATTTGATATAGAATTGATTCCAATAAAAGTAGGTTTAATGGCATTAGGAACTATGTTAACATTGACATCAGCATTGATATATCTTTTTATTCTATCGTTAAGACAGATAAAAACTAAAAATAAGATTATTCCTATTTTTGAGAAAAACACTTCTGCTGATATTTGGGAAACTCTTATTTATGGCGCCATTATGTCTATTGCCTTAGCTATAGGCCACATTTTTGAATTAAATAATCCGTACTGGATTCCTATATCAAGTGCTGCTGTAATGCAAGGAGCGTCGCTTTATCAAATCAGGCAACGAATGTTTCAAAGAATTCTTGGAACATTTGTGGGTATCGGATTTACTTGGGTTTTGTTTTACTTCATTGATTTTAATCCTTTGTTAATATGTGTAACAATTATAATTCTTCAGTTGGCTATTGAAATGTTAATTGTGAAACAATATGCTGTAGCTGTTGTGTTTATTACTCCATTTACAATATTGTTGAATGAAGCTGCTAATCCTCTTTTTCAAACTCCTAATACTTTAATCGCTCTTAGACTAGAAGAAATTATAATTGGAAGTATTCTTGGTGCAATTGGAGGTTGGTTATTGTATAAAGAAAAAATAAGATATGCTTCAATTAATAAAATAGAAAGCTTAATAAATAACGACCACACAACAAATTTTAAACGTAATGCGGGGCGAAGTGAGTAA